From Arachis stenosperma cultivar V10309 chromosome 2, arast.V10309.gnm1.PFL2, whole genome shotgun sequence, one genomic window encodes:
- the LOC130963137 gene encoding uncharacterized protein LOC130963137 has protein sequence MGLVHGHQGRLEQLEQELERQRETERNLREEIERRKELEEKLLKLESSFRSRNSRGDREESPLEGEDPFSEDIMRVKVPMNFKSPDMNLYDGTTDSKHHLSNFKSRMYLADTSDATRCKAFSTTLSKAAIKWFDSLPPRSVTSFEDLSRKFLMRFSIQKDKVKHAPSLLGVKQEVGEPLRDYIEGFNKACLEIKDLSTEAVIMGLVNGLREGPFSQSISKRHPTSLSDVQEIAEKNINMEKNARLREPSWRQGPPHSAKEKERKPKKKEDVGTDRLRRYHSYTPLKVSLVDVYREICNTKRLPPLRPIKNKKRGSRGNYCEYHKMYGHSTNDCYDLKNVIERLARKGRLDRYLMERLDNNGKRKRDDEDRRDPPPQTPERHIHMTSGGFAGGGLTKSSRKRHLKRVYQVENESPDLPTISFTKEDRQGIMPGHDDPMVITMILANANLHRTLVD, from the coding sequence ATGGGGCTGGTCCACGGCCACCAAGGTCGTTTGGAACAACTAGAACAAGAATTAGAACGACAACGAGAGACAGAGCGAAATCTCAGGGAAGAGATAGAGCGACGAAAAGAGTTGGAAGAAAAACTCTTGAAGCTCGAATCTTCCTTTAGAAGTCGTAACTCCCGTGGCGACAGAGAAGAGTCACCCCTGGAGGGAGAAGACCCGTTCAGTGAGGATATAATGAGGGTAAAAGTTCCAATGAACTTTAAAAGTCCTGATATGAACCTCTATGACGGAACCACAGATTCGAAGCATCATTTAAGcaatttcaaaagtcggatgtatctggCTGATACTTCTGATGCGACTCGCTGCAAAGCTTTTTCGACCACCCTGTCGAAAGCAGCGATAAAATGGTTTGATAGCCTCCCCCCAAGGTCGGTTACCAGCTTTGAGGACCTCTCGAGAAAGTTCTTAATGaggttctccatccagaaggataaagtaaAGCACGCACCGAGTCTCCTGGGAGtcaaacaggaggtcggagaaccTCTACGAGACTACATAGAaggattcaacaaagcatgcttGGAGATTAAAGACCTGTCCACAGAGGCAGTTATCATGGGGCTAGTAaatggacttagagaaggcCCCTTCTCTCAGTCCATATCAAAAAGGCACCCCACCTCTTTGAGTGACGTACAAGAGATAGCAGAGAAGAacatcaacatggagaaaaATGCCAGATTACGAGAACCAAGCTGGCGACAAGGGCCTCCTCACTCagcaaaagagaaagaaaggaagcccaagaaaaaagaagatgtCGGTACCGACAGGCTAAGGAGATATCACTCCTATACTCCTCTAAAAGTCTCCCTagtggacgtatacagagaAATCTGTAATACTAAAAGGTTGCCACCCCTTAGACccatcaaaaacaaaaagagaggAAGTCGCGGCAACTATTGTGAGTACCATAAGATGTATGGCCACTCAACAAATGATTGctacgaccttaaaaatgtgatagaaaggTTGGCCAGGAAAGGCCgacttgatagatatctcatggaaaggtTGGACAATAATGGGaaaagaaagcgagatgatgaggacagaagagacccaccaccaCAAACCCCTGAGAGACACATACATATGACCTCTGGAGGATTCGCGGGAGGGGGACTCactaaatcatctcgcaaaagacacctAAAGCGAGTTTATCAAGTCGAAAACGAGTCTCCCGATCTCCCGACCATCTCGTTCACCAAAGAGGACAGGCAGGGGATCATGCCAGGGCATGACGACCCGATGGTGATAACCATGATCTTGGCAAATGCCAACCTCCACAGGACTTTGGTGGACTAA